A single region of the Stenotrophomonas sp. Marseille-Q4652 genome encodes:
- a CDS encoding protein-L-isoaspartate(D-aspartate) O-methyltransferase — MTPRLRLQPEAVGIGMTSQRVRDRLVERLREAGIRDESTLNAIRVVPRHLFIDEALASRAYEDTALPIGHGQTISQPWVVARMTEAVLQVAPKKVLEVGTGSGYQAAVLAALGLEVHTVERIGDLLRQARKRFRQLGMNVRSKHDDGRIGWPEHGPYDAIVVTAAAPALVDALVDQLAVGGRLVAPVGGPGSQSLVQLTRAADGSIEQEVLAPVVFVPLLSGMLD; from the coding sequence ATGACGCCGCGCCTGCGCCTGCAGCCGGAGGCCGTCGGTATCGGCATGACCTCCCAGCGCGTGCGCGACCGCCTGGTCGAGCGCCTGCGCGAGGCTGGCATCCGCGACGAATCCACGCTCAACGCCATCCGCGTCGTGCCGCGCCACTTGTTCATCGACGAGGCACTGGCTTCACGTGCCTATGAGGACACTGCGCTGCCGATCGGCCATGGCCAGACCATCTCCCAGCCATGGGTGGTGGCGCGCATGACCGAGGCCGTGCTGCAGGTCGCCCCGAAGAAGGTGCTGGAAGTCGGCACCGGCTCGGGCTACCAGGCCGCGGTGCTGGCTGCGCTGGGACTGGAAGTGCATACCGTCGAGCGCATCGGCGACCTGCTCCGGCAGGCACGCAAGCGCTTCCGCCAGCTGGGCATGAACGTGCGCAGCAAGCACGACGACGGCCGCATCGGCTGGCCCGAACACGGTCCGTACGACGCCATTGTCGTCACCGCCGCCGCGCCGGCGCTGGTGGATGCGCTGGTTGACCAGCTCGCCGTCGGCGGACGCCTGGTGGCCCCGGTCGGCGGTCCCGGCTCGCAATCGCTGGTGCAACTGACCCGTGCTGCCGATGGCAGCATCGAGCAGGAAGTGCTGGCCCCCGTTGTTTTCGTCCCGCTGCTGTCGGGCATGCTGGACTGA
- the surE gene encoding 5'/3'-nucleotidase SurE translates to MRVLVSNDDGVDAPGIRMLAEELRGAGHEVTVVAPDRDRSGASNSLTLDLPIRLKRIDHYTCSVAGTPTDCVHLALTGMLEYEPDIVVSGINNAANLGDDVIYSGTVSAAMEGRFLGFPAVAVSLVTRNHEAKNFQSAARAAVEIVARLKADPLPADTILNVNVPDLPWSDIRGFEVTRLGNRHRAEGCIAQTDPRGGTVYWIGPAGTEQDAGPGTDFHAVRTGHISITPIQVDLTRYQALEKVASWVAGLTASLERPA, encoded by the coding sequence ATGCGCGTACTGGTTTCAAACGACGATGGTGTCGACGCCCCCGGCATCAGGATGCTGGCCGAGGAACTGCGTGGCGCCGGCCACGAGGTCACGGTCGTGGCCCCTGATCGCGACCGCTCCGGCGCCAGCAACTCGCTGACCCTGGACCTGCCGATCCGGCTCAAGCGGATCGACCACTACACCTGCAGCGTTGCCGGCACGCCGACCGACTGTGTGCACCTGGCGCTGACCGGCATGCTCGAGTACGAGCCGGACATCGTGGTGTCGGGGATCAACAACGCCGCCAACCTTGGCGATGACGTGATCTATTCCGGCACCGTGTCGGCGGCGATGGAAGGCCGCTTCCTCGGCTTCCCTGCGGTGGCGGTGTCACTGGTCACCCGCAACCACGAAGCGAAGAACTTCCAGAGCGCGGCGCGTGCAGCGGTTGAGATCGTGGCGCGGCTGAAGGCCGATCCGCTGCCGGCCGACACCATCCTCAACGTCAACGTGCCTGACCTGCCGTGGAGCGATATCCGCGGCTTCGAGGTCACCCGCCTGGGTAACCGCCACCGCGCCGAGGGCTGCATCGCGCAGACCGATCCGCGCGGCGGCACCGTGTACTGGATCGGCCCGGCCGGCACCGAGCAGGACGCCGGCCCCGGTACCGACTTCCACGCGGTGCGTACCGGCCACATCTCCATCACCCCGATCCAGGTCGACCTGACCCGCTACCAGGCACTGGAGAAGGTCGCCTCGTGGGTGGCCGGGCTGACCGCGTCGCTGGAACGCCCGGCATGA